One segment of candidate division KSB1 bacterium DNA contains the following:
- the purB gene encoding adenylosuccinate lyase, with product MIARYTRPRMGAIWSDEHRFATWLEVETVVCEVMAELGQIPREAAQTIRSKGRFDVARIAEIEKTVKHDVIAFLTNVGESVGDAARYLHLGLTSSDLLDTALALLMREAGTVLLDDLKDLREAVRRRAIEHKHTPCIGRTHGVHAEPITFGLKLAVWYDELGRAQERLMRAIEAVSVGKVAGAVGTFAYLDPRVEEMVCARLGLRPAPISTQIVQRDVHAEFLCTLALIASSIEKFAVELRNLQRTEILEAEEYFSPGQKGSSAMPHKRNPITCERLAGMARLVRSYALAGLENVPLWHERDISHSSVERVVLPDSTIALDYMLATFTEVVDRMLVYPEHMRANLEKTGGLIFSQALLLALVGKGVSREQAYQWVQANAMKAWRSGGGFKEMVMDDPQVRSVLPAEEVERCFDLSYSLRHVDHIFARLGLV from the coding sequence ATGATCGCCCGCTACACACGCCCGCGCATGGGCGCCATCTGGAGCGATGAGCACCGCTTCGCCACCTGGCTCGAAGTGGAGACGGTGGTCTGCGAGGTGATGGCCGAGCTGGGGCAGATTCCTCGCGAAGCCGCACAGACTATACGGAGCAAGGGGCGCTTCGACGTCGCGCGCATCGCCGAGATCGAAAAGACGGTCAAACACGATGTCATTGCTTTTCTGACCAACGTAGGCGAGTCCGTGGGCGACGCGGCGCGGTACCTGCATTTAGGGCTCACCTCGTCGGACCTGCTGGACACCGCTCTTGCCCTGCTCATGCGCGAGGCAGGGACGGTCCTGCTGGACGACCTGAAGGATCTGCGAGAGGCGGTGCGCCGGCGTGCCATAGAGCACAAGCACACCCCTTGCATTGGCCGAACGCATGGGGTGCACGCAGAGCCCATTACCTTCGGGCTAAAGCTTGCCGTCTGGTACGACGAGCTGGGCCGCGCCCAAGAGCGCCTGATGCGTGCCATTGAGGCTGTATCGGTGGGCAAGGTTGCGGGAGCCGTGGGCACCTTCGCCTACCTGGACCCACGCGTGGAGGAGATGGTCTGTGCGCGACTGGGTCTGCGCCCGGCGCCGATTTCCACCCAGATTGTCCAACGTGACGTACATGCCGAATTCCTCTGCACGCTGGCCCTTATCGCCAGCTCCATCGAAAAGTTTGCCGTGGAACTGCGCAATCTCCAGCGGACCGAGATTCTCGAGGCTGAGGAGTACTTTTCGCCAGGACAGAAGGGCTCCTCAGCGATGCCACACAAGCGCAACCCCATTACCTGCGAGCGCCTGGCAGGGATGGCCCGCTTGGTGCGGAGTTATGCCCTGGCTGGCTTGGAGAACGTGCCACTCTGGCACGAGAGGGACATCAGCCACTCCAGCGTGGAGCGGGTTGTTCTGCCCGACAGCACCATCGCATTGGACTACATGCTTGCCACCTTCACAGAAGTGGTAGACCGAATGCTGGTCTACCCCGAACACATGCGCGCCAATCTGGAAAAAACCGGCGGGTTGATCTTCTCGCAAGCCTTGCTGTTAGCCCTAGTGGGCAAAGGGGTAAGCAGGGAACAGGCCTATCAATGGGTGCAGGCAAATGCGATGAAGGCCTGGCGCAGTGGGGGTGGTTTCAAGGAGATGGTGATGGACGATCCGCAGGTGCGCAGCGTGTTGCCTGCGGAAGAGGTGGAGCGCTGTTTCGACCTGAGCTACAGCCTACGCCACGTCGATCATATCTTTGCGCGCCTCGGGTTGGTGTGA
- a CDS encoding phosphoribosylaminoimidazolesuccinocarboxamide synthase — MRKDKKLYEGKTKRLYTTDNPDLLIQEFKHDAVAANGAKSTTVKGKGVVNNRVSAHLFRYLESYHVPTHFVKSLSDTEMLVKRLDIIPVEVVVRNVAVGSLGERFGVEQGEDLPHPVVEYYLKDDERHDPMLNEDHVVAFGHASGGDLGHIRRTALKINVVLRDFFLRRNLKLLDVKLEFGRAKGKILVGDEISLDTCRLQDLQSGQRLDRDYLVADPVRAEQLYQDFLVRVLGQAGQG, encoded by the coding sequence TTGAGAAAAGACAAGAAGCTCTACGAAGGCAAGACCAAGCGCCTTTACACCACCGACAACCCAGATTTGTTAATCCAGGAGTTCAAACACGACGCGGTAGCTGCCAATGGCGCCAAGTCGACAACGGTCAAGGGAAAGGGAGTGGTCAACAACCGTGTTTCCGCGCACCTTTTCCGTTACCTGGAAAGCTACCATGTGCCCACTCACTTTGTCAAATCCCTGTCCGACACTGAGATGCTGGTCAAGCGGCTGGACATCATTCCAGTGGAAGTGGTGGTGCGCAATGTGGCGGTGGGCAGTTTGGGCGAGCGCTTTGGTGTCGAGCAAGGCGAAGACTTGCCACATCCAGTGGTCGAGTACTATCTGAAGGATGACGAGCGTCACGACCCGATGCTCAATGAAGACCACGTGGTGGCATTTGGCCACGCCTCCGGCGGCGACCTGGGCCACATCCGCCGCACGGCGCTGAAGATCAATGTGGTGCTCAGGGACTTTTTCCTGCGTCGGAATCTAAAGCTCCTGGACGTGAAACTCGAGTTTGGCCGTGCGAAGGGGAAGATCCTGGTGGGGGATGAAATCTCCCTGGACACCTGCCGACTACAAGATCTTCAGTCGGGCCAGCGTCTGGATAGAGATTATCTGGTAGCCGATCCGGTGCGCGCAGAGCAGCTTTACCAGGACTTCTTGGTGCGCGTGCTGGGTCAGGCGGGCCAAGGGTGA
- a CDS encoding SagB/ThcOx family dehydrogenase: MVQGGEPIKLPPPQTEGGMPLMAALKARASSRSFSNKPLPLQVLSNLLWAACGINRPESGKRTAPTAMNMQEIDVYVALADGLYLYNPKDHALELVLKEDLRAATGRQSFVAEAPVNLIFVADRAKMGRASEEMKDFYSATDTGFISQNVYLFCASEGLATVVRNMVDKAALAEKMGLRQDQRVVMAQSVGYPKE, from the coding sequence ATGGTGCAGGGTGGCGAACCGATCAAGCTCCCCCCGCCGCAGACCGAAGGGGGTATGCCGCTGATGGCTGCCCTAAAGGCGCGGGCCAGCTCCCGCTCCTTCAGCAACAAGCCCTTGCCGCTGCAAGTACTTTCCAACTTGCTTTGGGCTGCATGCGGCATCAATCGGCCTGAATCGGGCAAGAGAACCGCGCCCACTGCCATGAACATGCAGGAGATCGACGTGTATGTGGCTTTGGCCGACGGGCTCTACCTGTACAATCCCAAGGACCACGCGCTGGAACTGGTGTTGAAAGAGGACTTGAGAGCCGCTACTGGACGCCAGAGCTTTGTGGCGGAGGCACCGGTTAACTTGATTTTCGTGGCCGACCGGGCCAAGATGGGTCGCGCCTCAGAAGAGATGAAAGATTTCTACTCCGCCACAGACACCGGTTTCATTAGCCAGAATGTCTACCTGTTCTGTGCCTCGGAGGGACTGGCTACTGTGGTGCGGAATATGGTAGACAAAGCGGCCTTAGCGGAGAAGATGGGTTTGCGGCAAGACCAGAGGGTGGTCATGGCACAGTCGGTGGGCTACCCCAAGGAGTAG
- a CDS encoding trypsin-like peptidase domain-containing protein, producing MGKTARGAAFFVAGFVASTLLVARCGQDQPAPKSTHVIEVTETAAQTNSAHDSLALFRQWQITASRENAITRAVAKASPAVVGINVIQVREYTRRMFMDDPFWDFFYPRRYRERVQSLGSGFIISPDGYIVTNEHVVHNAVEIVITLWGGKQYQAKLVGSDFTTDIALLKIDGKDLPTVTLGNSDEVIRGEWVIALGNPFGLFNINSEPSVNVGVVSNVNMDFGEQNGRLYQDMIQTDAQINGGNSGGPLLNSLGEVIGMNTWIISGSRDMSGNIGIGFAIPVNTIKRIVRELREKGRVEREFWTGLEVDEISTMVAFALGLGAQRGVVVTDVANNSPGERAGLKPGDVILEVNGKAVRTPDQIMSIISEQDLRPGDSLRLKVFRQGRVFDAQVRLERPPRSS from the coding sequence ATGGGCAAAACCGCGCGTGGTGCGGCCTTTTTCGTGGCAGGGTTTGTTGCCTCCACCCTCTTAGTGGCGCGCTGTGGGCAGGACCAGCCTGCGCCCAAGTCCACGCATGTCATCGAGGTGACCGAGACTGCAGCGCAGACCAACAGCGCGCACGATTCGCTCGCGCTGTTTCGCCAATGGCAAATCACCGCCTCGCGCGAAAATGCAATTACGCGAGCAGTGGCCAAAGCGAGCCCGGCGGTGGTGGGTATCAACGTCATCCAGGTGCGCGAATACACCCGCCGCATGTTCATGGATGACCCCTTTTGGGATTTCTTCTACCCGCGTCGTTACCGAGAGCGAGTGCAGAGCCTAGGGTCCGGCTTCATCATCTCCCCAGACGGCTATATCGTCACCAACGAGCATGTGGTGCACAATGCGGTGGAGATTGTGATCACGCTGTGGGGGGGAAAGCAGTACCAGGCAAAGCTGGTGGGCAGCGATTTCACTACCGACATCGCCTTGCTCAAGATCGACGGCAAGGACCTGCCCACAGTGACGCTGGGTAATTCGGATGAGGTCATTAGGGGGGAGTGGGTCATCGCGCTGGGTAATCCCTTTGGCCTGTTCAACATCAATTCTGAGCCCAGCGTGAACGTGGGCGTGGTGAGCAATGTGAACATGGATTTTGGCGAGCAGAACGGTCGGCTTTACCAGGACATGATTCAGACCGACGCCCAGATCAATGGTGGCAATAGCGGCGGCCCCTTGCTCAACAGCCTTGGCGAAGTGATCGGCATGAATACCTGGATCATCTCCGGTAGCCGGGACATGAGCGGCAACATCGGCATCGGGTTCGCCATCCCCGTGAATACCATCAAGCGCATTGTGCGCGAGTTGCGAGAGAAGGGGCGGGTGGAGCGCGAGTTCTGGACCGGGCTGGAGGTGGACGAGATCAGTACCATGGTGGCGTTTGCCCTGGGGTTGGGTGCGCAGCGTGGCGTGGTGGTGACCGATGTGGCCAACAATAGTCCAGGGGAGCGTGCGGGCCTCAAACCGGGTGACGTCATTTTGGAAGTCAATGGCAAGGCGGTGCGTACGCCAGACCAGATCATGTCCATCATAAGCGAACAAGACCTGCGCCCTGGAGATTCATTGCGGCTAAAGGTATTCAGGCAGGGGCGCGTCTTCGATGCCCAGGTCAGGCTCGAACGTCCGCCGCGTTCGTCGTGA
- the tatA gene encoding twin-arginine translocase TatA/TatE family subunit: protein MLAGMIGHWELLLILFAILLVFGARKLPELAQGLGKGIREFRKAVRDVPEGEGTTKDQLPAGGKPQDGE from the coding sequence ATGCTGGCTGGCATGATCGGGCATTGGGAGCTGCTGCTCATTCTTTTTGCAATCTTGCTTGTGTTTGGCGCGCGCAAGTTGCCTGAACTTGCCCAAGGCTTGGGCAAGGGTATTCGCGAATTCCGCAAGGCGGTAAGGGACGTGCCCGAGGGAGAGGGCACGACTAAGGATCAGCTCCCGGCTGGGGGCAAGCCGCAGGATGGCGAGTGA
- a CDS encoding nitroreductase — translation MGSWEARYQRSVVELIRARRSCRTFDGRPLAPEVQQALATWLRDPREGPFGNAVRLGLVELEPGQWFGARWGTYGVIKGAHAFLVGAVQHGPMELEDFGFVFEAAILKATELGVATCWLGGTFARSLFARAVQLGEGELLPAVSPLGYAKVGATLVDAAFRRLAKSATRKPWAELFFSAETGSPLSPEEVGSYALALEMLRLAPSASNRQPWRVWWEPARSSFHMVLHRTKGYRIPGALDLQRVDMGIAMCHFALTAREIGLHGRWVRERVTPGRIPADTEYCATWRASETAPRPGECRNDDSRG, via the coding sequence ATGGGGTCGTGGGAGGCCAGGTACCAGCGGTCCGTCGTCGAGCTAATAAGGGCACGCCGTTCGTGTCGCACTTTCGATGGCAGGCCCTTAGCCCCTGAGGTGCAGCAGGCGCTCGCCACGTGGCTACGAGATCCAAGAGAGGGTCCGTTCGGCAACGCGGTACGTCTTGGGCTGGTGGAGCTGGAGCCGGGCCAGTGGTTTGGTGCCAGATGGGGAACGTATGGGGTGATCAAAGGGGCGCATGCTTTTCTGGTTGGGGCGGTACAGCATGGCCCAATGGAGCTGGAGGACTTTGGTTTTGTTTTCGAAGCCGCGATACTGAAGGCAACAGAATTGGGGGTGGCCACTTGTTGGTTGGGCGGAACTTTCGCACGTAGCCTTTTCGCCAGGGCGGTGCAGTTGGGGGAAGGGGAGCTTCTCCCGGCGGTAAGCCCGCTGGGTTATGCGAAGGTCGGCGCGACTCTGGTTGATGCAGCCTTTCGTCGGCTGGCAAAATCGGCCACACGGAAGCCGTGGGCCGAGCTTTTCTTCTCCGCAGAAACAGGGAGCCCGCTTTCTCCCGAAGAGGTTGGCAGCTATGCGCTGGCGCTAGAAATGTTGCGCCTGGCCCCTTCGGCGTCGAACCGTCAGCCCTGGCGTGTGTGGTGGGAGCCGGCTCGGTCCAGTTTCCACATGGTTTTGCACAGGACTAAAGGATACCGCATTCCGGGCGCTCTAGACCTGCAGCGGGTGGACATGGGGATTGCCATGTGCCACTTTGCGCTGACAGCCAGGGAGATAGGATTGCATGGACGATGGGTGAGAGAGCGAGTGACGCCGGGCAGAATACCAGCGGATACTGAGTACTGTGCCACGTGGCGGGCGTCGGAGACAGCGCCTCGGCCGGGAGAGTGCAGGAACGATGACTCACGCGGGTAG
- the pssA gene encoding CDP-diacylglycerol--serine O-phosphatidyltransferase — MRAWEVDRWSVLADVCTALNMLCGFLGILSAAHGAWERALWLAFLAAIFDGLDGKFARLARPGKGSDFGLQLDSLSDVVSFGVLPGVLSYEIFLKQMGVAGAVLGFMPVLCSGLRLARFNVLSAAGSSQFYVGLPAPMATLTVCAFIWLDPLLPSAVARFRLLPLVMAAVCLLMVSRLPYDKMPALAFNRGAANSRNLAIFLFGLVTIPFFPRYVFFPLMMVYIVAGLVRGLRAPGRKAHARREKEQYEKDGL, encoded by the coding sequence TTGCGAGCTTGGGAAGTTGACAGGTGGTCCGTCCTGGCGGACGTGTGCACCGCGCTCAACATGCTGTGCGGCTTTTTGGGCATCCTCTCGGCCGCACATGGTGCGTGGGAACGTGCGCTGTGGCTGGCGTTTTTGGCCGCCATTTTTGACGGGCTCGACGGCAAGTTTGCGCGTTTGGCGCGCCCGGGTAAAGGAAGCGACTTTGGCCTGCAACTGGATTCGCTCTCGGATGTAGTCTCTTTCGGCGTTTTGCCGGGGGTCTTGAGCTACGAGATTTTTCTTAAGCAGATGGGTGTGGCTGGGGCGGTACTCGGCTTTATGCCCGTGCTCTGTTCGGGTCTGCGGTTGGCCCGCTTCAACGTGCTGAGCGCCGCAGGAAGCAGTCAGTTCTACGTGGGACTGCCTGCGCCAATGGCTACTCTGACTGTGTGTGCTTTCATCTGGCTTGACCCTCTGCTGCCATCAGCCGTGGCAAGGTTCCGCTTGCTGCCGTTGGTGATGGCCGCCGTGTGCCTGCTGATGGTGAGTCGTCTCCCGTACGACAAGATGCCGGCGCTGGCCTTCAATCGCGGCGCGGCAAATTCGCGCAATCTGGCGATCTTTCTGTTCGGATTGGTGACAATTCCCTTTTTCCCCAGGTATGTGTTTTTCCCGCTCATGATGGTCTACATCGTCGCGGGTTTGGTGCGTGGTCTACGGGCGCCCGGGCGTAAGGCTCATGCGCGCAGAGAGAAAGAACAATACGAGAAGGATGGGCTATGA
- a CDS encoding nitroreductase family protein has translation MEAYEAIITRRSVRTFTSRPVPPEVVRKLLVAAMSAPSAGNQQPWHFVVVRARGTLEALAELLPHGKMLLHAPVAVVVCADLRLEVHAGYWVQDCAAATENLLLAAHALGLGGVWVGVYPREERVVGVRKLFALPDEVMPLCIVAIGYPGEPIGGAERYKEGRVHYERW, from the coding sequence ATGGAGGCATATGAGGCGATCATAACCCGAAGGAGTGTGCGAACTTTTACCAGTCGCCCCGTGCCGCCGGAGGTGGTTCGCAAGCTACTGGTGGCGGCGATGTCGGCTCCCTCGGCGGGCAACCAACAGCCTTGGCATTTTGTGGTGGTGAGGGCGAGGGGAACGCTGGAAGCCTTGGCTGAGCTTCTTCCTCACGGCAAGATGCTACTTCATGCTCCCGTGGCGGTGGTGGTGTGCGCAGATCTCCGGTTGGAAGTACACGCAGGATATTGGGTGCAGGACTGTGCAGCTGCCACAGAGAACCTCCTTCTGGCCGCGCATGCCCTGGGCCTCGGTGGCGTCTGGGTGGGCGTTTATCCACGCGAGGAGCGCGTGGTTGGCGTGCGTAAGCTGTTTGCCCTGCCGGACGAAGTCATGCCTCTGTGCATCGTTGCCATTGGCTATCCCGGTGAGCCAATCGGCGGGGCCGAGCGGTACAAGGAGGGACGTGTTCATTACGAACGCTGGTAA
- a CDS encoding cation diffusion facilitator family transporter — translation MTHAGRFFAKVVTPSGVTWFGLGINVFFSAAKVVAGALFHSQAILADGLHSISDMATDVAVLAGLRVSSRPADECHNYGHRRATTLATLFVGAALLAAALWIGYTAVVTVRETHSAVRGLLPFIVAAVSVPFKELLYHLTRRVGIKASDNSLVANAWHHRSDAWASATAAAGLAVVTFGGPRWAFVDHVTAMILSAFLVVLAAKILWSSGSELMDRAPDSVTLGAITQAVAETTGVRSFHAVRARRVGEMVEMDVHIQVDPNLTVSQGHDIARSVRNRVVAQNPKVTQVIVHIEPAEEGKKES, via the coding sequence ATGACTCACGCGGGTAGGTTTTTCGCGAAGGTAGTGACGCCTTCGGGTGTCACATGGTTTGGTCTTGGCATTAATGTCTTTTTTTCGGCCGCCAAAGTTGTAGCAGGAGCGCTGTTCCACAGCCAGGCCATCTTGGCGGACGGATTGCACAGTATTTCGGACATGGCGACCGATGTGGCAGTCCTGGCAGGCCTGCGGGTGTCCAGTAGGCCTGCAGATGAATGCCACAACTACGGTCATCGGCGTGCCACTACGTTGGCCACGTTGTTCGTGGGTGCAGCCCTTCTTGCAGCCGCGCTTTGGATCGGTTACACTGCGGTGGTTACCGTGCGCGAGACCCACAGCGCCGTGCGAGGCCTTCTGCCCTTTATTGTCGCGGCGGTGTCGGTCCCATTTAAGGAACTGCTGTATCACTTGACCAGGCGTGTGGGCATAAAGGCTTCGGACAATTCATTGGTGGCCAACGCGTGGCACCACCGCAGTGATGCCTGGGCTTCAGCCACCGCGGCTGCAGGGCTGGCCGTGGTCACCTTCGGCGGCCCCAGATGGGCCTTCGTAGACCATGTGACGGCCATGATCCTCTCGGCCTTTCTTGTAGTGCTGGCTGCCAAAATCCTTTGGAGCAGCGGCAGCGAGCTGATGGACCGCGCACCTGACAGCGTGACGCTGGGTGCCATCACGCAAGCGGTTGCGGAGACCACAGGTGTGCGCAGCTTTCACGCGGTCCGGGCGCGGCGGGTGGGCGAGATGGTGGAGATGGACGTCCACATCCAGGTCGACCCAAACCTCACTGTCAGCCAAGGGCATGACATCGCCCGCTCGGTGCGGAACCGCGTGGTAGCGCAGAATCCCAAGGTTACTCAAGTCATCGTGCACATCGAACCGGCGGAAGAAGGCAAAAAAGAGAGTTGA
- a CDS encoding phosphatidylserine decarboxylase: protein MDVATEGIGTVLACALMAAVVSAGWLVSGAPALAVLACVLWAGVGLVVYFFRDPKRTPPEGEGLLLSPADGRIVAIERQEAREFLSGPVWRIAIFLSLFDVHVVRAPLNGSVSHFRYQKGRFTPAMRAQAGRVNEQVIIGIGGQEGNLLMRLIAGVVARRIVCHLREGWQVERGQKIGIIRFGSRVELELPAAAAIHVQLGQKVRGGESTIASLGS from the coding sequence GTGGACGTGGCCACAGAGGGGATAGGCACTGTGCTGGCCTGCGCCTTGATGGCGGCGGTGGTCAGCGCGGGCTGGCTGGTCAGTGGGGCGCCTGCCCTCGCTGTCCTGGCCTGCGTGCTTTGGGCGGGCGTAGGCCTTGTGGTGTACTTTTTCCGAGACCCCAAACGCACCCCGCCAGAGGGAGAGGGCCTGCTGCTTAGTCCTGCCGATGGGCGGATTGTTGCTATCGAGCGTCAGGAGGCGCGCGAGTTCCTGTCCGGACCGGTGTGGCGCATCGCTATATTTTTGTCGCTGTTTGATGTGCATGTGGTGCGCGCGCCACTCAACGGCTCTGTGAGCCATTTTCGCTACCAGAAAGGACGCTTCACCCCGGCTATGCGCGCCCAAGCGGGACGCGTCAACGAGCAGGTCATAATCGGCATTGGTGGCCAAGAGGGCAATTTGCTCATGCGGCTCATTGCCGGAGTGGTGGCCCGTCGCATAGTTTGCCACTTGCGCGAGGGTTGGCAAGTGGAGCGCGGTCAAAAGATCGGCATCATCAGGTTCGGCTCCAGGGTAGAGTTGGAACTGCCGGCGGCAGCGGCCATACACGTGCAGCTGGGGCAAAAGGTACGAGGTGGAGAGAGCACTATTGCGAGCTTGGGAAGTTGA
- a CDS encoding twin-arginine translocase TatA/TatE family subunit, which yields MFGGAIGPWELVLIMFAVLILFGPKRLPELARGLGKAVQEFRKAAEEVKQELNVGDVDDDLQG from the coding sequence GTGTTCGGTGGAGCAATTGGGCCCTGGGAGTTGGTGCTCATCATGTTTGCCGTGTTGATCCTGTTTGGACCGAAGCGCCTGCCGGAGCTAGCCAGGGGTTTAGGCAAGGCTGTCCAGGAATTTCGCAAGGCTGCAGAGGAGGTCAAACAGGAGCTCAACGTAGGCGATGTTGATGACGACTTGCAGGGTTAA